The Fusarium oxysporum f. sp. lycopersici 4287 chromosome 1, whole genome shotgun sequence DNA segment CTGTCGGATGGGGGCAACATCTGCAAGTACATTTCGTGGGGTCCGAAGTTTGATACTGTCCTCGCATGTCGAGGGGCATGATGTAAGTACCATAGGTTGAACCTCGCTTGATTTTTGGTGCCCGACCACTGTTGAGCATTGTGTTGATCTCCTCCTGTGGCGAACGATCCCGCCCTCTGTCAGAGCGAGGGCGTCGTCGGTCATTGCTCGCACGGCGCTCTCTGTTCAAATGAGAGTAATCGTCCAATACTGGGCAAGAAGCTGAGCCCCTTCTCGGGCGCAGGTTCTGATCTCTCctgggatgatgatgttgttgttccCACCTCATATGGTAAGGCATTTCGAATTCGCCAGACCTGCGTGAGTACGAGTCAGAAGTTCGACTACTTGAGGACCTGCTGTTGCGACGCCGGTCATAGTCACTGTAAGCACCATGGTTCGAACAGACGGAGTTTCGCTTCCTAGCTGCCGCAGCGTCAAGATCGTAACGCTGTGATGAGTACGACATGTTGGGCTTTGATTCGGTATACAGACCTGATTTAAGTCACGGTTTGGTTTGGGATGAATTGGCTCTGTGATTTGCGTGGAAGACCGAGTCTGTGAGTGTAGAAAAGGTTCGTGAAAGTACCTTATTTAAAGAAATATGTAGTCGATTGACGAGTCCATCATGGTGACCTTGAAGGTCGACCCATAGGGTCAACCTTGGAAGTGAACATAGCTTCGACTGAACAATAATCGAGAACATCGACTCTTCTTTGTGCAATTCGTATTGAGAACATCGAGTACTCTTTGTCCATCGTCTCCCGTCTTTCAACATAATGTTCACTCGAACAATGTTCAAAGATATGCTCATGGTTGTTCAGGAGAACTCGTCGAGTCGTTCCGCTTTCATCAAAGAACCCAGTCAAAGGGTTCAGTTACACAGCTTCCGGGCTTCCGCAAGGTCATATGTGCTGATGCTGTTCAGGCCTGGGCAACTAGGCCTTTTGAGAGAAAATAGAAACGGGTCTTTCACGTTTACGCGGGTCCCAAGATGGCAGGTCGATTTTGTTTGATTAAACCAAA contains these protein-coding regions:
- a CDS encoding hypothetical protein (At least one base has a quality score < 10); the protein is MSYSSQRYDLDAAAARKRNSVCSNHGAYSDYDRRRNSRSSSSRTSDSYSRRSGEFEMPYHMRWEQQHHHPRRDQNLRPRRGSASCPVLDDYSHLNRERRASNDRRRPRSDRGRDRSPQEEINTMLNSGRAPKIKRGSTYGTYIMPLDMRGQYQTSDPTKCTCRCCPHPTGISHSHDNYGHMSDVHATSRSRSHLPHRYNRKGRPIFEVYDNTRNGMRCENSFSFTISVNPRASCDRIVAFLAPDKRYAKVLVHWNNGTVQKLDSNVPMGDLLEYAEYLEIREVKQVRWVA